The window ATGGAAGTGAAAACGTAGGGAGTCCAAGTTCTGCATTAACATCAAGGACTCTCCAGCAAGGATGTCGCGCACTTCCCTTAGACTGCATGTGCGGCCGGAGGCCCTCCCCGCTCAGTGCGCCTGCGCATGCGCAAGCTGCGGCCCGCCTCCTCCTTCGGGACGTAAAACGTGCTCCCGGAGGCGGGGCGCGGGCTGCGCATGCGCCCTCGTTGCCTCAGCCGCTCGGTCGGTGCTGGCAGCTGGCACAGCGGAGAAGACGGTGTTCCCTGAGGTGTCTCTCGTGCCTGTTTGGCGTGGCGCGCCCCGAGACTAAGAAACGAAGGACTTGAGTAAGTGTTCCCCTCGGTCGCTGGAGTCGGAGCTACAGTATTTCCTTCCCGCCAGGCAAGTGCCTATAGGAAGCTTATAGGCAGACCCCGCCCCCTTCTCTGCCTAGACTCACATCCCCTTTCCGCCCCCCTCTCTGTGTGGAACCCCTCCGTCCCTCCTGTTCTGGCGGCGAGCCCCTGCCAACGTCATGAAGCTCGTGCGGAAGGACATTGAGAAAGACAATGCGGGCCAGGTGACCCTGGTCCCCGAAGAACCTGAGGACATGTGGCACACCTACAATCTAGTGCAGGTGGGAGACAGCTTGCGTGCCTCCACCATCCGTAAGGTGCAGACCGAGTCCTCCACGGGCAGCGTGGGGAGCAACCGGGTCCGCACTACGCTCACTCTCTGTGTGGAGGCCATCGACTTCGACTCTCAAGCCTGCCAGCTGCGGGTTAAAGGGACCAACATCCAAGAGAACGAGTATGTCAAGATGGGGGCTTACCACACCATCGAGCTGGAGCCCAACCGCCAGTTCACCCTGGCCAAGAAGCAGTGGGACAGTGTGGTGCTGGAGCGCATCGAGCAGGCCTGTGACCCGGCCTGGAGCGCGGATGTGGCGGCTGTGGTCATGCAGGAAGGCCTCGCCCATATCTGCTTAGTCACTGCCAGCATGACCCTCACTCGGGCCAAAGTGGAGGTGAACATCCCTAGGAAACGGAAAGGGAACTGCTCCCAGCATGACCGCGCCCTGGAGCGCTTCTACGAACAGGTGGTCCAGGCCATCCAGCGCCACGTACACTTCGATGTTGTCAAGTGCATCCTCGTGGCCAGCCCGGGGTTTGTGAGGGAGCAGTTCTGCGACTACATGTTTCAGCAAGCAGTGAAGACTGACAACAAACTGCTCCTGGAAAACCGGTCCAAATTCCTGCAGGTAAAACAGTTTTCCCCGGGTAATTAAGAATGGGCAGAGGGATTGGTATCAACTATTTCTAAAGTTTTAGAAGTGGGAAAAGTTCAAGAGGAGAAAGTCTTTATTTGGGATGTAGGTGAGATAATGACGAGAGAAGTGTTAAAGAGCTAGTAAATCTATATACCACGTTTGCTTAAGTCCTTATACATGTAAAGTCCTGTTAGTGCTTTCGGCTTTAGGTCCTTGTGGGCTGATTAATGGGTACTCTTAGGAGATTCGTTTaactaatttttataattgtGATTCTAGGTACATGCCTCCTCTGGACACAAGTACTCCCTGAAAGAGGCCCTTTGTGACCCTACTGTAGCTAGCCGCCTTTCAGACACTAAAGCTGCTGGGGAAGTGAAAGCCTTGGAtgacttttataaaatgttacagCACGAACCTGACCGAGCGTTTTATGGACTCAAGCAGGTGGAGAAGGCCAATGAGGCCATGGCAATTGACACATTGCTTATCAGCGATGAGCTCTTCAGGCATCAGGATGTAGCCACACGGAGCCGGTATGTGAGGCTGGTGGACAGTGTGAAAGAGAATGCAGGCACTGTTAGGATATTCTCCAGTCTTCATGTGTCTGGGGAACAGCTCAGCCAATTGACTGGAGTAGCTGCCATTCTCCGCTTCCCTGTCCCTGAACTCTCTGACCAGGAGGATGATTCCAGTTCTTCAGAAGATTAATGATTGGAACTTATAATTGAGACAACCTGTGTCTCCTTCCCTGTTACATTTTCTCAGCATCCTCGTGACAGAAAGCTGCACTTTGTGATTCTTACAGGGATTTCTCATGTATTTGGTCACACTAGGTATTTTGTGGTTGGCAGGACATGTatttaaaactaaacaataaattaaaaggaaataatctcCATGTACTACCATCTTTATTAATTGGCATAATTTTATGTAGGAATTATGAGTTATTTGCAGTACTTACAAACATTTTGTGTACTTAATAAGAATGCCTATATATTCTTTGGGATAGAGCATAAGATCCCATACTCCGTGCTTTGAAATAGTTTTCCTTAGGAAACGCTGTTTAATACCTCATTATCCTTAgtttacattgtttattttaattctgcATACTGTTTTTTTGCATTGCTTTTaatcccttttctcctcccttcctctatactctgtttttttttaattttttaatttatttgttgttttaaatgatagccaAATAATTAGTAGACTCTTTTCAAGACAtgtttaaaatggtatttttcttaAGAGACTTGTTAAAATAGTCATGTAAAAAGTAAActcttgggttttcttttgttaGAATTAATCATTTGCTTCAGAGAATCACTTAATCAGTTCTTTTTAGATCATAGAGCTTTGATCCTCTAGGGATTCTCAAGATAATCTATTTgactcattcttatttttaaaatgagactaaGGTATGGGATTTGCTGTTATGTGGCTAATTAGGGGCAAAGCTGGAAGCGGTCCACAGCCTTGACTTCATTGCTCTGCGCTGCCACACTATTTATTATACGTAATGCTATCTTATATTTGTACATACTTTCATATTCTTACTGAACTTTCTCTACACCCTATGTTAGAGGTGAGAAAACCTGTTCAGAAAGTTTAGTAAGTTACATAGTATGTGGCAGTTGACTTGTACACTCATACTCTTTACTATAATTAAGGAATTTCTGCAAATGCCTGCgagtttaaaatgttctttttattaagtttttttgaTGTGCAGTTCTAAGTGTTATGGAAGGAGCCTTTGAATGGAATGTTATCTTGACCTTTTACAAACTTCAACCTagcaaaataattaggaaaagcCTTATGAAGAAAGAATGATAATTCTGTTTGTAACTCCAGGATCAATGGTGCCTACTTCAATAAGGATACTAAGACATCTTTTGATTGTCCCATCTGCATCAGGGTCTTTGTACTTGTGTGAGTACCAGGTTTTGGgatgatttttaataaactttctaaCTAATCTGAACCTTTGAACCTGTAATTATGGATAGGCACCTCCATATTccttaaaatcacatttttacatATCTGCATCCTaatctaaaaataattcagatcATTTCATTATCATTCCatgaatatttaactttaaaatattgttaaaagtattattaaataatttggtaggaatatataaatgaagccactagattcttaattttaaaaactgattgaTAATGAATTATTCTCGGTAAGAATTTGGAGATTTGGGGCATCTATTACTCTCTTAATCTTGTGCAGTATTGGTTATTTCTAGCTATCAATGGTACcagtttccccaaaattaagactgggtctcattaatttttgctccaaaagacgtattaaggcttatgttcaggggatgtcatcctgaaaaatcactcTAGGGCTTATTTCCGGtcaggtgttattttcggggaaacacggtaatagaaaCTAGGGGAAATAAAACCTACCAATAAACCTAATCCATTTTAGGCCATAAATTCTCAAATTTAGCTGCTTGGgtgtttttaaaactcaataCCCAGATTGGACCTCAGACTATACAACCTTTCACccctagaaatattttttttttttttaagcgctCCAGGTGATCGCAGTAGGCATCAAAGGTGAGAACCACTGATTCAGGCCTTGCTATTCAAAAGTGTgttccatggaccagcagcatcctGGTGTCTGCCCTAGAGCTACTGAGTTGCAGTCTATTTTAATGACATCTCCAGTTGATTGCTGTGGATAATAACATCTGATAAGCATAGGCAAAATAGCTTATTCTTTCTGTTCTAGTAAATCTCTCGCTAAGTTCACGAGCCatagagaaaattatttgttttaacttCCAAGAGAATTAACTGGCCAGTATTCATGGTAGAATATGTCAAAATAGTGATAGgagcatataaaataaaataaaaaattctgatgTTTTACTATActctaaaaagcaaaatgagcCATAAATCTTTGGAAATTATGCACAGTCTAATTTTAACTGCTGTTCATTAATAGGGAAAGACCATGTGGTAACAAATGAAAACCCTACCAGTTACATACCTCTCAATATAGTGTTGTGCTGTAAATTTCCATTTACTATCAGGTACTTGTAAAAAATTTGTTATCCCCACTAGGTTCAATAATGAGAAGCTTgcaaattgtttcattttattctagaTATGACATATATCAAATTACATTTTGATATTCCTGGTCCCCCATTtatatgttaaatgtttttatgtCTGGATTGTTGAGTCTGGGTTTCACTTTCATTACTCCCTTATATACAAGTTGGATCTTTTTCCTACCCCATGCCACTAGAGTAGCTTTGTGAAgctatttttcctttatctttactTACTTTCTGTCACTAACATTAGTTTCCTTTTCTAAACCCTATGACCAGTTCTCTCAACCTCAAATTATCTTTAACAGAAGTGACTCATAATTTCTGTAGTTCATATATTCTGGAACTGAAATTCTTTGTTACTAACAATGAAAGTACATAGATGAAATGGTGTATACATGAATTTCCCAAAGTAACTGTTCATTGGGAAAGGAGTATTGCGCTTTTAAATTAGATGgtttttcaaacaaataatatTGGCTATTTGTGTTCAGTGTCAGAATATGTTGAATTGCATGTTAAAGAGGGGTTTCTAAGGTGATTCTGAGGGTTTGTGGAGAGAGGAACCATTTTGCCTGTGGCCAGAGCTTAGCTATGAGTGTCCATATTTATATTACACCAATCATTAAGCGTAATGCCTTTAATTGTATCCATTCTTTTTTTGTAGTACCTTCTTTGAACCAAGCACTGAGCCAGGTTTAGGAAAgacaaacatgtaaacaaatcACTGTTATGAAAGTAACTATAAGTCAATATAGTTGTAGAAAGTAACTAGAAGTCAGTAAGGGCACAGTATTGTGGAGTCACTTTTGAGAGGAACTTTTTGCTACAGCCAGTAAGTTTACCTCAAATGGTAAGAAGAAACCTGCAGAGGAGGACAAAGTGAGGATGCTAATCACATTAGACCCTCATTCCACAGTAAAAAGTGTGGGTTTGACCATAATGAGAAACCACTGAAAAATTGAAGCAGGAGAATGGCACGATAAACTGCATTTCACAAATATCACTTTCTAGCAGCATCGAGGATGGATTGGAGGAGGCAAGATTGGAAGCAGTAACACTGGTTAAGAGAATGCATATTAGAAAAATCCGAAGGAAAAATGACGATGGCCTAAACAAAGGCAGTGGCAATATTCCTTGCAATAGGAATGAAATTAATTAGGAGATGTGAAGAGGTAAGATCAAAAGGACTTGGGCTCCAGATTGCTGTTCAGAGTTACTGAGAGCGTGGAGTCTAGGGGTAAATCCCAAATTGTTTTCTTGAGTGCTGGGAGAGATGATGGCACGATTCAGAGACAGGAATTATAGGAAGAGACACTCGCTTGCAAGGAAAAACAGTAAGTTCAATTTTGAATCTTGTTTGAAGTACTGTGGGACATCTAGAATGCTTTTCCACCAGATTTCTATATACTCATTCATTCCCTTATTCCCTTCAGGTttttgcttaaatgtcactttctcagtgaggtcttcccaaaccagccttttttttttttaaaaaaaggcactTCTCCAAgattcctttccccttccttgtcttattttaatcTGTAATGGCTGTTTCACTTGTTTTGCTCCCCATCTCCTGAAAAGGTAAGCACCAGGAGCGTGGAGATTGTGGTCTGTTAGATTCATTTCTGTATCTCCAACACTAAGaacaattcctggcacagagcagatgcTCAAAAAAAATTTGACTAAGTGAAGGAATGGACATAAGAAGATTCCTTAGCAATTATGTATCCAGATCTTAAGTTCAGGCAAAAACATTTGCTTGGGGATAATGATACAAGATATGTCAGCATATAAGTAGACCTGAAATTAttcatagaggaagaaaaaaaaatgacctaacAAGAAGTAGTAAAACTTGAAAAAAGAGGGTCAGTTACAGAAGCATAGGGAAACAGCAATATGTAATCTCTTTTAAATGCTACTTGACTCCGTTACCTTCATTATAATCATTCAAAGCAGAGGTGTTTATATATTTCAACAATTGATGTGGCCAGATAATTATTTCTTCCCCTACAGATCTCTATAGTGTgctagaaatatacatataaaatagctGAAGTGTTGATTTCATAGAACTTGATTTTTTTACAAGTCCTTAAGATAAAAAGTTTCTAAGTTTTGGGGCAAAAGCTAAAttacttttctatgttttttaaGTGGGTCTTAACATACAAATTTAGTATATGAAAAATTCCAGTTTACAAAAAAGGTATATTAAGGGTGACAATTGAATTTATTAGAAGGCATTTTCAGGATTCCTATAGTACAGAAATTATTGGCAAGCTCTATCTCATTCAGGCCCAAGGGTTACTGGCATTGGACCCTTAGCCCTCATGGGATGTCCTAATATGACATCTTCGATTTTCCTACTACATCCTCATTTACTCCCTGCAGAACCACAAGTGTCAGAATTGTGACATAAATTttacaaagttttatttatgtttgttttaacaaTTGATTTTGGTCAGTCTGTAATTTTGCCAATACacatttttcagtaaataagTTCCCAAGTAGTGAAgagcagctaaaaaaaaaaaaaaaaaagccagacacacacacacacacacacacacacactttcagaTAAGTTTTTAAAACCCTAAATAAAATACTTGTCTTCCTATTGATCTGAGTATATTTAAACTTTGTGCTGTGATTCAGTTTATGTATTCTAGAAGATTTAGTATTTCAGAAAAATGCTATTCAAGAGATTCTTAATGCATTATGTAGATTGCTGATGAATTGTCAATTTAGAAGTTTAGTGCGTGTTActgaaaagtcaaaatgatttctAAAGCAGTTGAGACACAAGTATAATATTTTTGTCTATCAAGGATGCCTTACTTAGAAAAGATTCAGAAGTCAACAATGGAGCTAATTAAGAAGTTAAAAGATAAGATCTATAGTAAGGGTCTTGGAATTTAGCAAGGAGAACAGTCTGAGGAGTTACGTAACATAGTCATCAAGTAGCAGGTAAATTtgactagaaataaaaaagaaattggcCAAGTTCAGTAAGAAGATAGATGAGGAAGACCATGAAAAAACATTGGCAAAAGATATTTGTTAAGCTAAGTGGAGATGATAAAATCTCATTCATCGTTTTTCTTTATATAGCAAGAATTCCTTTTTAGGAAGTGTTTGAGCGTATCACCatctgtgtcctcatccattttAGAGTGTTTATAGATTTCCAagtataattatttgtaatacaGCCCATTTATTTTGTAGTGTTTAACTTCTCTACATTAAGAAACATGTTAGTATATTTTGTTGTGATACATAACAGAAAGAAACTAGGATAttgtgaatttgtttatttcaattgAGGAGAAACTAATGTGTTCCCTCAAGTAAAATCCACTTTTGTGTGTAATACTTCAGCTGCGTACAAATTTGAGGATGtcgtttttgtttttgacagTGAATATTTTCATTCTGTAATAATTGGCCTCAATGTGGGAAGGTCTTATATTTCTGGGTGCAAATTGCTAAGGATTGAGACATTTATGACAAATTGTGGGGACTTGGATTGCCAGTCttattttaagttcctttttcttcctcctctaacATTGCCCACATTGAATTCCattctttaaaatgctaatataaTGGAAATGCCTGTTTTCTATAATGTAGGAGACAGAGCTTATATCGATTTAGGGTGCCACATTTTATCCCAAATTACCCAATGCTGAGCCATGGCAGTATCTGCCAGGCAGAGAAATGCCTTTGCAGCCACAGTGCCTGGCCACACACAGGGTTGACACCACTGGCCCAACTCCAGGAATGGCCAACGTATTACAAGAACAGTAACTATATGTTTATTAACGTCGAGCCTATGATGAGTGCCTTTAAAAGAATGACTCATGCGTAATTTTTTGAAGAGCCCTATGAGAAAggtttgtcattattat is drawn from Rhinolophus ferrumequinum isolate MPI-CBG mRhiFer1 chromosome 7, mRhiFer1_v1.p, whole genome shotgun sequence and contains these coding sequences:
- the PELO gene encoding protein pelota homolog, translating into MKLVRKDIEKDNAGQVTLVPEEPEDMWHTYNLVQVGDSLRASTIRKVQTESSTGSVGSNRVRTTLTLCVEAIDFDSQACQLRVKGTNIQENEYVKMGAYHTIELEPNRQFTLAKKQWDSVVLERIEQACDPAWSADVAAVVMQEGLAHICLVTASMTLTRAKVEVNIPRKRKGNCSQHDRALERFYEQVVQAIQRHVHFDVVKCILVASPGFVREQFCDYMFQQAVKTDNKLLLENRSKFLQVHASSGHKYSLKEALCDPTVASRLSDTKAAGEVKALDDFYKMLQHEPDRAFYGLKQVEKANEAMAIDTLLISDELFRHQDVATRSRYVRLVDSVKENAGTVRIFSSLHVSGEQLSQLTGVAAILRFPVPELSDQEDDSSSSED